A window from Suncus etruscus isolate mSunEtr1 chromosome 18, mSunEtr1.pri.cur, whole genome shotgun sequence encodes these proteins:
- the LOC125996176 gene encoding serpin B6-like produces the protein MCRKQSIPPDSSHCTASCRRQRDILGLADMAAVLEANTTFALNLLKKLGEDNCNNVFLSPLSISSALAMVYLGAGGITSKEISQALSFHRVSGDVHQGFQDVMGFVNKPGTQYQLKMANRLFGAQTCEFLSSFKDSCLKFYQAEMELLDFAQAAEKSRNHINSWVAQKTEGKIKDLLKPGMVNSETLLVLANAIYFKGNWASRFEEENTKESSFKISKNVSKPVQMMYQTATFKMTYIEEIFTQILVLPYVGKELNMIIMLPDEDKDLKTVESALTYEKFKEWTQMDMMDDDEVEVLFPRFKLEENYDLEAVLGKLGMTLAFDRAAADFSGMLSKQKLCLSKVVHKAFVEVNEEGTEAAAATGATFVFYCARVLPRFCADHPFLFFIQDSQTQSILFCGRFSSP, from the exons GCTTGCAGATATGGCTGCTGTCCTGGAAGCTAATACCACCTTTGCTCTGAACCTTCTGAAGAAGCTGGGGGAAGATAATTGCAACAACGTGTTTCTCtctcccctgagcatctcctctGCCCTGGCTATGGTCTACCTGGGGGCCGGGGGCATTACCTCGAAGGAGATATCCCAG GCCCTCAGTTTCCATCGGGTCAGTGGCGACGTGCACCAGGGCTTTCAGGATGTGATGGGCTTCGTGAACAAGCCAGGTACCCAGTACCAGCTCAAGATGGCCAACCGCCTCTTTGGGGCCCAGACCTGCGAGTTCTTGTcc TCTTTCAAGGACTCCTGCCTCAAATTTTACCAAGCCGAGATGGAGCTGCTGGATTTTGCCCAGGCTGCTGAGAAGTCCCGGAATCACATCAACTCCTGGGTTGCACAGAAGACAGAAG GTAAGATCAAAGATCTTCTGAAGCCTGGTATGGTTAACTCAGAGACTCTGCTGGTTTTGGCCAATGCCATCTACTTCAAAGGAAATTGGGCAAGTCGGTTTGAGGAGGAAAATAccaaggaaagttccttcaaaaTCAGCAAG AATGTGAGCAAGCCGGTGCAGATGATGTACCAAACAGCCACCTTTAAAATGACCTACATTGAAGAGATCTTTACCCAGATCCTGGTGCTGCCCTATGTGGGCAAAGAGCTGAACATGATCATCATGCTTCCAGATGAGGACAAGGACCTGAAGACG GTGGAGAGTGCACTCACCTACGAGAAGTTCAAGGAGTGGACGCAGATGGACATGATGGATGATGATGAGGTGGAGGTGCTATTCCCCAGGTTTAAGCTGGAGGAGAACTACGACCTGGAGGCCGTCCTCGGGAAGCTGGGCATGACCCTGGCCTTCGACCGGGCTGCAGCCGACTTCTCGGGCATGTTGTCCAAGCAGAAACTGTGCCTGTCCAAGGTGGTGCACAAGGCCTTCGTGGAGGTGAATGAGGAGGGCACAGAGGCTGCGGCAGCAACAGGAGCTACATTTGTGTTTTACTGCGCCCGAGTCCTGCCCCGCTTCTGTGCTGACCaccccttcctcttcttcatccagGACAGCCAGACTCAAAGCATTCTCTTCTGTGGTCGCTTTTCTTCTCCCTGA